GACGGCCGACTCGGCATCGGGCAGGACGCCCCGTCGGCCATGAGCGAGATTGCACTACTAGACGACTTCCTGCCCACCTTCGCTTCCGCTTCCACCGTAGGAGAGGTTCGTCAGGTGGCCTGTGGAGCATATCACACCTTGGTGCTGACGAACACTGGACTCTACGGCTGGGGACTGCATGAGGATGGCCAACTCGGCCTGGGCCGGCCATCCACTGCtagcacagcagcggctgctgtggaCGGCGCTCTCGGCAACGCaggtgcgacggcggcgtcggtgccgaCCCACGTGGATCGACCTGTGCGAATCCCCTTCGCCGAATGTCCAGGTGGGGACGGGGTGTTGGACGACGTGTCCGCGGCCATCATTTCTATCCACTGCGGTGCCAATCACTCTTTTCTCTGCTCGACGGCCGGCGTTTACGTGACAGGTCGGAATGACTGCGGCCAGCTTGGCTTCGGGCACACGGACAATGTGTACACGTGGACTCGACTCTGTGCGGCGCTCCCCCAAACGACTGCTGACGACAATGCAAGGCACACGACTACAGCGTCGCGTGCAGCTTCGCCGATGATGTCGGCCCCACCGAGCGCGTGCGACTCCGTCCTGGGCGGTCGACACGCGCGGCTGCTTTACGGCCGCCTCACGCACatcagctgcggcacccacCACACCCTTCTCGCCTGGAGTGACGCAGTCGTCctgcgcgcggcagcaccatcgAGTCCCGCCTCCCAGCAGTCACCCGCCAACTCCAATGACAGTTGTGAGCTTGTTAACTACCCGTCCTTACTGATGGCATGCGGCCGAGGCGACTTTGGCGAGCTCGGCTACAACGGCGACACCTGGGCAGTGCTGCAGGCCCAAGCTCAGCGGCAggagcgtgcgctgcgctcatccctgcagcagcagcaggcgcacgaCAACGCCAACGAAGGTCGGCACGGCGCCACGGACAACGCCTACAAGTTCAAGTGGAaggctgcggccgccgtcaAGCAGCGCCGTCCCCCCTTCAACTCGGCCTTCTTCGAGCTGGTGGAGGGTGTGGAACATCTGGAGGAAAGTGCGGTGCGGCTTCCTACGACTggtgcggaggcgctgctcccAGCACTGCTTCACCGAGGTTGCACAGCTCATGAGCTGGCAGAGTACGTGATCCGGCAGTGCCATGAGAGCACTGCAGCGGACCGCATGTGTCTCCCACCCACAGCCTCCGCCCGCCAGACTGGCAGCGGTGTGCAAAGTCGATGGGAGGTGGCAAAGGTGCAGGCGATGCATCACCACTCCGCCGtcacgctgcggcggcgccacgacgagggcggggagcagcagctggttcTGCACTGGGGCTGCTACTATTGTTCGGACATCGAggacgcagccgcctccCACCCACGGGACGCCTTTGCCGATGTGCCGGATGCGTCCCACAGGGATGAtgccggtgcggctgccgcggcgctccGTGGCTTGTGTGTAGGAATACATGCCGGAGAGGAAAGCCTGTTGCGCTACAGAGCAACGCGCACCCCCTCAGTGCccgcatcggcagcggcactcgCCCGTGCAGAAGACGAAAAGAGCGCGGCATCACCGCCCTGTGGTATAACCCCTCCACACGTGCCACTGCTGCAAATCatgggcagcggcaaccTTGGGCTCGGCACCGACGACAGTTTCACGCGCACTTGGACGAGTCTGGCTTTCTCGGACGCTCCCGTGGCCACCGGAGGTCAGGCGATGGTGCGTTCGGTGGTGGGCCGCTCGCACTACCTTATCTGGATGCACGACCAGCGGGCGAGCAGCCCCACGGGCCACTcctctgcggcagccgcgccttCGCACGAGAGGTCGACGGTCGCCTCGTCATCGTGTGTCTTCGGCTTTGGCGACAACTTGCACGGACAGATCGGTGCACCTGCGCTACAGGCCAGGGATGTGCCGGGAGATGACGTTGTGGTGGCACCACGGCCTGTTCTGCGAGACGGGAATGTACTGCGCGTCGCTACCGCTGTGCagcagacgctgcgcgacgctgcggctccgcctgcacgccaccgccgcctcgctgcggcAAAGACGCTGGAGTCTTTCACGTCGGGAGTGGAGGCGCATTACGAAGTGGTGGCGATTCGTGCTGTTGAGGCTGGCGCGCGGCACTCCGTCTTCCTCGTCGATGTGCGTCCTGCtgacgcggcagcagcatcagcagcaccagcaaccACGAGCAGCTAGCGCAGCAGACCTCACCCCGCTCTGCCTTCGCTGTTTCCCTCCACCACCGTTTACATCTTTGCACTTGGCACCTCctgcgtgtccgtgtgtgggcgtgtgtgcaaACGTGAGTGGCATAACCCGTTTCTCTCTTCGCCTTTCACGTGAACTCTTTCGGTGGCCTatccgcacgcacacctgcgCATCGGTGCGGCCGGCTCTCGGCTTCTCTCTGTTCCTCGCTGCGTGGGTTCGTGTTTCGCCGGTATTCTTTTACGGACGCGAAGGCGCGGTGGTCcgcgaggaagggggagagggcgggtGTGGAAAGGGGCTCGTGGAGCCGCCTACCTCACCGCACCCTCcaggtctctctctctctctctccccccctgCCACGACACTGTCACCACGGAAACACACGAAAGAAATGAAGATCGAGTTTgtgcggaggcgctggccatcacgtgtgtgtgtgtgtgtgtgtgtgtgtgtgtgtgtgtcggtgcgcaTCTCGGTCCTGCAGGCGCGCGACTGCACAAGATTCTCAGAGGGGGTCCCTCAGGGGCCTCCTTCGCTTTCTCACCAACCCAATCTGCGCCTCTCGACCAACCCCCCCGTAACCTGCCCCTCTGCCCCCTTCTCGgaccaccacccacccacccaccagCACGCTCCTCACTcgtccctctctttccctcttcaTTTCTGACGCTTCTGTTGAACGGCATTTtgtgtgcccccccccctccctctgatGGTCGCTCCCGCGACTAGAATAGTTGCCGCTGCGAGACAGCAGAAGGGAGAGCGGATACGCACGTGACCTGCACGCGTCCCTCCTGTCtatctccctccccccccctcaccccttcacacaccccacacacgcgcacacaagggCGTAGGATGGGGAAGAGGTGCATAGAAAGCCTGTGCACCGGTATCGTCACTATGTGGCGCGCTTCTGACAAGCATCAGCGACTCTCTCATGCCGGCATTCTCTTAGGAGCCCAGCGCTCCCACCGAGTCGCCCGTGTCATGGGAGCTTCAGCTCCGAAAAGTTGCGTGCTAAGTGTTTCTACGAAGGCtctctgctcctcctccctctcgcccccctcctctggTGGGTTACCATACGCGGTCACCTGCTGGCTGCCACCACTAGCGAAGTGCGCCATCCTGAACTGCACGACATCAACACCGGTttccgcctccagcgcgctcCGTTGCCTCGCTGTCGCACGCCTCGCTGATGCCGTACCAGGCCGTAGagccctctccacctcttctTCGAGCAGTGCACAGGGAGTATCtcctgccactgctgctaAAGGGTCACATGAATCCGCCACCGCTCTCGCTGCGGGTAACACAGCGGGCACCTCCAACACTTCTGTGGCCCCCGCCCTGCTCTCCGAGATTTGCGCGGTTCTGGAGAGGCAAGCTGACCAGACATGGTTGCCAGTCAGTGACTTGTATGCTGCGTTGCCGTCCCATGTGCGTCGAAGTTATGTGAAGCCGCACAAGTCCATGGCCCACGTATTGCAGAAGTGCGCCCATGTGCTCGGCATATCTCTGAGCGCGACGGGCGTGTACTACGCGAAAGGAAAGATGCCGTACCCTGCAACCTCGTCGAACGAGGGGACCTCCTCGGCAGAGAGCATGGGCGGCAGCCCTGGCAAGGCCGCTAAGAGCAACACCGTCAGTGCCGTGAAGGAGAGCCAAGCTGCAACTCGGAAGTCCAAAGCTCAGGGCAACAGCGTGGCTACGGCAGCTGTGCACACCCCCTCGCCCCCATCATCTACAGAAATGAACGCTACCAACCTTGATGCCACTTCTCCCTGCTCGAGTGCAGCGGGGCCTGTGGGCTTCTTCTTCGACGTTGGTTTGCACGACTTGCCGAATCCGCCGCGAGACTTCGATGTGACCCCGTCGGCGCTCGCTGTGGATGGGACGCACTCCAGCGCGAACGGTGCCGTGATCGCGGTGCGAGATTTTGTCTCGCACATCCCGCCCTTCTTTGTTCCAGTGACAGAAGTGGTGGCGAATATGCCCGGCTACACGGCGGAGCATCTTGAGGTGTACCTCAATGTCAACTCGTTGGAGTTGGTAACCGTGGCCGGCGAGCGCTATGTGCGTCTCTACGGAAGCTTCGGCGATCTGTCGCTGAGTGGGAGTGAGGTATCGGAGAAACGTTACGCGCACTACCGCCCCGATGTAGCTCTTGTGGCGGCGTTTGAGGCCGCCTTTGAAGGCATCTACGACAAGTGGATGCCActgccggagctgctgcgccgtgttGGACCGGATGTaacggcgcagctgccctATCAAGGGCCCGCAGCCATCACGTACTTCGCCCAGATGCAGCACCGCTTTGCTTTCGCAGTACGTGAGGTCCCCACAacgggcggcggtgcagcgggggCGCTGTCGTCCCCGCAGTTCACGACCGaggccgcggtgctgctgcggaagCCCGGCTACTCTGGCCTCGAAGCTCACTCTACGCCAACGCCAAAGAGCTTCCAGGCACTGATGAGCCTGGTGCCGGGTGACACGCAGGTCGACATTGACGTTGTCAGGTGTCAGCTCACCTCCGAGGTTCGCGCGGAACTGAGCCGCTACTATGACGGGCTGGAAGGTTTCTTTGCCGCTCACAAACCAGTCTTCTTCGTTCCGCCAGAGACGCCGACAGTGGTGATGCGAATGCGTTATCGACTGCGCACTCAACGCGCGAAACTGCCGCTGGAGGAACAGTTGCGCATAGCCACGGATGCCCGCGATAAGGCACGCATTCGATCTCTGCGCCGCAAGATCGCTTTCCGTGACGACCCATCTCACCCGCTCCACGACCCGGAAAACCTGGCGAAGGAAGTGAGCAAACACCTTCCCCGCCGCGGCTTCGTGCACCTCAGGATATTTCTCAAGCGCAACGTGCCGGAGGAATTGTTGATGTACATGCCCAAGCGTATGCGATGCTTCTTCAACAACTATCCGCAGTACTTCACTCAGTTTGAATACCAGAGCGCGGGTACGTGGTGCCTCTGTCGACCCGATCAACCGCTACCTCGCGGGGTGATTCGACAGAACTTCAGCGATGGCGATCTTCTCCGGCTCATCGCCGAGTtccttcagcagcgcggcgctcgtgcGGCGTCCATGGTCCACACAAACCTCCCCTTCGGCGCCCAGGAGGTGATTCGGCGCAGGTACGGCGGTGTGTACTTCTTCGTGACTCGATACCCGCAGTACTTCAACGTTGTGCTCAAAACAGACAGGCAAAACGTGAAAAGCAGTGCTGTGGTGCATCTCATCCAGGTGCCCAGCCAAGAGCTGTCGGACGCCACCATGGCGGCAAGTGCGGCTTCTCTGAACAACCCGAATGCGCCAAGCCATGACGATGATGATCATGAAagtggcgacgacgacgacgatgaggacCTCGACGACGGCTTGGATTGAGGATGTGTGAGCGCACAGgccacgcacgtacacgcatGACCAGTTAAGCTGTTGCTGAGGGAGCAAGTTGGTTTCTGCGGTTGCTCGCTGGTgtgaggtgggtgggtgtatgtgtgtctttGCAGGCTCGTGTCTCCTTCACAGTTCTCTGCTCTCTTCCACCTGTTGAGCAGAACGTGCGGAGCAGAAGCAGTGACGAACAAACATATGAAAAGATGCGTAGCGTCTGGTGTGGACGCCGTCATCGCTCATGGCGAGACGAACGCACAGGGCGTCCCTTTCGGTTCTACCTGGGAGTGGGCCAGACGCCAACGTCAGGGGTGTTCCGCCTGCTTCTCTTCGGCTCCTGCACCTCTCCACCTTCCTTCCTTACGTCTCCTTCCGTCTTGCCTCCTCGTCTCGTCTCGTCTCgcgctctccccctttctctcatCGGTCCTCCTGCGCAAGAGCACAAACGGTGAGTCAGCGCACGCGACGCGGGTGTTGAGAATcccacacgcgtgcacacatcgtcacgctccctctctcgctctcttctgcccttttctttttcgctttAGTTTACACATAGAGCGGTGGGGACGGTCAAAGCCACCCTGCCCTTTCCATAGACCGTGTTAGCTCTCACACACGATAGCGTCTTTATGTATtctatgcgtgtgtgtgtgtgtgtgtgttgctgttcgctgctctcctttctcttctaGTCTCCCCGCGTTATCGAGTGCATCGTCTGCTCACACTGCACTGTCACCTCTGTTCggctccctccccccgcgCCGCCTTGgccccctttttctctcAACGCCCCACAACACGTGCGCAGTCAAGTCCCCTCAGTCGCACTCCTacgccatcaccaccgccgcatcaTCCCATCTCTCAggcccccaccccaccccgtTTTGATCCCAATCCGTTGTTGGTTTGCGGTTTCTATTTGTCCGGACGTCATGGTGGGCCGTGGCGTGCATTCGGTACTGTCGTCTCTCGGGCTCTTCTGGTGCTCCTCTTCCCGCGCGTCGAGGGCGCGTTTCgcccacaccccctccctttgTGGCTGCATGTCTGTGCCACTGTATGAAGTATGCAGGTGGATCTTCGACGTCGCGGGCTGCAGTCCTTCGACCCCGCCGAGTTCGCCAATACGGACGAGCACCTACATCTCCTTCTGCAGGTGCGGCAGCTAGATCTCTCGTACAACTCGCTGTACACCATCCGCGGACTTGAAGGGCTCACCCATTTGACTGTGCTGAACATTGCTCACAACGGGCTGCGCTCCCTCGGCGGTGGACTTCCGCTGACACTGCGCGAACTCGATGCATCGCACAACAACCTCGCCTCGCTCCAGAATGCCGCTCTTCTGCCGTTGCAGTCCCTCACCTCCCTCAATGTTTCCTTCAACAATCTGGAAGACCTGCGAGGGGTTCCCAACGTGACAGCGCAGCTGACGTACCTCGACGTGCGGTGCAATCGACTCGGCTCCCTTATAGGGATCGAGCACTGCCGTCAGCTGCGCACACTCCACGCAGAGGGTAACCTCTTGCGAGAGGTGGCAGACGTCGCCTCCCTCAagtgtctctccctcttgaGCGCCGTCTTTCTATCTGGGAACCCCCTGCTCCTGCGCAAGCGCTTGCTCAGCCAACTCCATCTCCTGCTGCCCTCTAGTGTCGAGCAGGACGACTTGCCCACGACGGCGCCCCCCAGCAGCGTCCGCAGCTCGAcagcgccacctccctccGTGGCAGACACGTCGTCCGTCGGCTCGCTCG
The genomic region above belongs to Leishmania major strain Friedlin complete genome, chromosome 11 and contains:
- a CDS encoding putative chromatin binding protein — translated: MPVDDLTSAPATVAGPVYTAIAVCGCGHDGRLGIGQDAPSAMSEIALLDDFLPTFASASTVGEVRQVACGAYHTLVLTNTGLYGWGLHEDGQLGLGRPSTASTAAAAVDGALGNAGATAASVPTHVDRPVRIPFAECPGGDGVLDDVSAAIISIHCGANHSFLCSTAGVYVTGRNDCGQLGFGHTDNVYTWTRLCAALPQTTADDNARHTTTASRAASPMMSAPPSACDSVLGGRHARLLYGRLTHISCGTHHTLLAWSDAVVLRAAAPSSPASQQSPANSNDSCELVNYPSLLMACGRGDFGELGYNGDTWAVLQAQAQRQERALRSSLQQQQAHDNANEGRHGATDNAYKFKWKAAAAVKQRRPPFNSAFFELVEGVEHLEESAVRLPTTGAEALLPALLHRGCTAHELAEYVIRQCHESTAADRMCLPPTASARQTGSGVQSRWEVAKVQAMHHHSAVTLRRRHDEGGEQQLVLHWGCYYCSDIEDAAASHPRDAFADVPDASHRDDAGAAAAALRGLCVGIHAGEESLLRYRATRTPSVPASAAALARAEDEKSAASPPCGITPPHVPLLQIMGSGNLGLGTDDSFTRTWTSLAFSDAPVATGGQAMVRSVVGRSHYLIWMHDQRASSPTGHSSAAAAPSHERSTVASSSCVFGFGDNLHGQIGAPALQARDVPGDDVVVAPRPVLRDGNVLRVATAVQQTLRDAAAPPARHRRLAAAKTLESFTSGVEAHYEVVAIRAVEAGARHSVFLVDVRPADAAAASAAPATTSS